The following coding sequences lie in one Flavobacterium sediminis genomic window:
- a CDS encoding TolC family protein, with protein MMKIQQNKIVILFLSVMLLFGYDGNAQERKLSLEEVKSLALENNKKLQKAQKSLEAAQAASASAQAGGKPTVDASATGIYLSDPLNMLLPEYQGSGVLSVSQVLYAGGKVHNAKKLSASAVELQAAQKDLTEDEILLNAETAYWQIVNLKEKNVLANEYVRLLNALHTSLKNSFDAGLIYKNDLLKVEVQRNEAELNLTKAEDGLTMAKLSLAQIIGLDNINFDIQDDVSITYSLVSEANTLSVESRPEVKMLGKAVEIQKLQTELLRGDRRPTVALSANGIAAFGKQINFEDGSNDMQFFVGLLSVNVPIFDWGGRKQKVKEQQFKTEAQKLELEETKELLGLEIQNAWLQLNQSAKRIDLTQKSLQQAEENLRLNQDRFEAGTVLGEDVLEAQVLWQQAYSNVIDARAEYKVSEARYKKAIGEY; from the coding sequence ATGATGAAAATACAGCAAAATAAAATTGTGATCCTGTTTTTGTCCGTCATGTTACTTTTCGGGTATGATGGAAATGCGCAGGAAAGAAAACTTTCATTGGAAGAAGTGAAATCTTTGGCTTTGGAAAATAACAAAAAACTCCAAAAGGCACAAAAAAGTCTGGAAGCTGCACAAGCAGCAAGCGCTTCTGCACAAGCAGGCGGCAAACCTACAGTCGATGCCAGCGCAACAGGGATTTATCTTTCCGATCCTTTGAATATGCTATTACCCGAATATCAGGGAAGCGGAGTGCTTTCAGTATCTCAGGTATTGTATGCGGGTGGAAAAGTGCACAATGCAAAAAAACTTTCGGCATCAGCTGTTGAACTGCAAGCCGCTCAAAAAGATTTAACAGAAGATGAAATTTTACTGAATGCAGAAACGGCTTATTGGCAGATAGTTAATCTGAAAGAGAAGAATGTTCTGGCCAATGAATACGTAAGGTTGCTCAATGCCTTGCATACCAGTCTTAAAAATTCTTTTGATGCAGGCTTAATTTATAAGAATGATCTACTAAAAGTAGAAGTACAACGCAATGAAGCTGAACTCAATCTGACAAAAGCAGAAGATGGCTTAACGATGGCAAAATTGAGTTTGGCACAAATTATAGGTTTAGACAATATTAATTTTGATATACAGGACGACGTGTCGATTACCTATTCATTAGTTTCGGAAGCAAATACCTTATCAGTGGAAAGTCGACCTGAAGTTAAGATGCTTGGTAAAGCTGTGGAAATTCAGAAATTACAAACAGAATTGTTGCGAGGTGATCGCAGACCAACAGTTGCATTGAGTGCTAATGGAATTGCTGCATTCGGGAAACAAATCAATTTTGAAGACGGAAGTAATGATATGCAATTTTTTGTAGGCTTACTATCAGTAAATGTTCCCATTTTTGATTGGGGCGGAAGAAAGCAAAAAGTAAAAGAACAACAGTTCAAAACAGAAGCACAAAAATTAGAGTTAGAAGAAACCAAAGAATTACTTGGATTGGAAATTCAAAATGCGTGGTTGCAACTCAATCAGTCAGCAAAACGTATAGATCTTACTCAAAAATCACTACAGCAGGCAGAAGAAAACCTTCGTTTAAATCAGGATAGATTTGAAGCAGGAACGGTCTTGGGCGAGGATGTGCTGGAAGCTCAGGTATTGTGGCAACAAGCCTACTCTAATGTAATAGATGCTAGAGCTGAATACAAAGTAAGTGAAGCCAGATACAAAAAAGCAATTGGAGAGTATTAA
- a CDS encoding efflux RND transporter periplasmic adaptor subunit, with translation MVRVNLFLILLSALIVSGCGNKEQKSTEKGTEAYPVSVKEITVSEQPEKLTYSGSIEADNTVSIGFSVAGRVTVVYVQEGEHVSKGQLLAAIEPDTYQNNLDVASAGLEQAQDNFNRLDQLYKKNSLPERDYIAAKVALAQAKANSQSATKNLKDTKLYASFSGIVTQKNTEAGATAAPGIPAFTLVKTDKVYAVAAITENEISSLKIGAEAQVSIPSLNKEVSGKVTIINPQADNFSKTYTVKVRLDNANGQLLPGMITDIIISTGKNQKGIIVPAQALVRDPDNINYVFVAKENNIAIKKRVSISKITGTNDVVVSKGLQAGDRLIISGQTNLEDGSSVKF, from the coding sequence ATGGTTAGAGTAAATCTTTTTTTGATATTGTTGTCTGCGCTGATAGTGTCCGGCTGTGGGAATAAAGAACAAAAAAGCACAGAAAAAGGAACAGAAGCATACCCTGTTTCCGTAAAGGAAATAACGGTTTCAGAGCAACCTGAAAAACTTACTTACAGTGGAAGTATAGAAGCAGATAATACCGTTTCCATTGGTTTTAGTGTTGCGGGTAGAGTAACCGTAGTTTATGTTCAGGAAGGAGAACATGTTTCTAAAGGACAGTTATTAGCAGCCATTGAACCTGATACATACCAAAATAATCTTGATGTAGCAAGTGCGGGTTTAGAACAAGCACAAGATAACTTTAACCGGTTAGATCAGTTGTACAAAAAGAACAGTTTGCCCGAGCGGGATTATATTGCTGCAAAAGTAGCTTTGGCACAGGCAAAAGCCAATAGTCAGTCTGCAACTAAAAATTTAAAAGACACTAAACTTTATGCGTCTTTTTCAGGTATAGTTACTCAAAAAAATACTGAAGCAGGTGCAACTGCAGCGCCTGGTATTCCTGCTTTTACTCTTGTAAAAACAGATAAAGTCTATGCTGTAGCGGCTATTACTGAAAATGAAATTTCATCATTGAAAATAGGAGCCGAAGCACAGGTTTCTATTCCGTCACTGAACAAGGAGGTTAGTGGAAAAGTAACCATAATCAATCCGCAGGCAGATAACTTTTCAAAAACATATACTGTAAAAGTTCGTCTCGATAATGCAAACGGACAACTTCTACCGGGAATGATTACTGATATTATTATCAGCACAGGTAAAAATCAAAAAGGGATTATTGTTCCGGCACAAGCACTTGTACGTGATCCGGATAATATCAATTACGTGTTTGTTGCTAAAGAAAACAATATTGCAATTAAAAAAAGAGTAAGTATTTCTAAAATAACAGGAACTAACGATGTGGTGGTAAGCAAAGGGTTGCAAGCAGGCGATAGACTTATCATAAGCGGACAAACGAACTTGGAAGACGGTTCATCGGTTAAATTCTAA
- a CDS encoding helix-turn-helix domain-containing protein, with protein MNNKYSIQQHSLKDVFSILGQEEQSSELHVSFDEEPITENPFPYPFRSDTIGIMLITKGKIKIQLNLVTYLLEENDLIIFSPQTIIQVLEIIEDTESIGVSFTQDFAQRNLLNHSDLNVLRFFTVKEKPVWKLTVEKRDIFFVLIRNMYYLNLNQEAFYQKERIAHYFNLITLEFMDVFRKDIKEMKMKTSRKKQLVLKFLSLLEVHVKEERGVQFYANKLSVTPDYLSKVTKEASGLSAREVIEEVVIMEALDLLVDNSLTIAQIAEKLNFSNQSFFGKFFKKKMKISPKAFREQHK; from the coding sequence TTGAACAATAAATATTCTATACAGCAACATAGTTTAAAAGATGTTTTCAGTATTCTGGGACAGGAAGAGCAATCAAGCGAATTACACGTTAGCTTTGATGAAGAACCAATAACAGAAAACCCTTTTCCGTATCCGTTTCGTTCAGATACTATAGGTATAATGCTTATAACAAAAGGAAAAATCAAGATACAACTTAATTTGGTTACATATTTGTTAGAAGAAAATGACCTTATTATTTTTTCTCCGCAAACCATTATTCAGGTCTTAGAAATCATAGAAGACACAGAGTCTATCGGAGTCAGTTTTACACAAGATTTTGCACAAAGAAACCTTTTGAATCACAGTGATTTAAATGTATTGCGTTTTTTTACAGTAAAAGAAAAACCGGTTTGGAAACTTACGGTAGAAAAGCGAGACATATTTTTTGTCCTGATCAGAAATATGTATTATCTCAATTTGAATCAGGAAGCATTTTATCAAAAAGAAAGAATTGCTCATTATTTTAATTTGATAACTTTGGAGTTTATGGACGTTTTCAGAAAAGATATAAAAGAGATGAAAATGAAAACATCCCGTAAAAAACAACTTGTCCTGAAGTTTCTCAGTTTATTGGAAGTCCATGTAAAAGAAGAACGAGGAGTACAGTTTTATGCTAATAAACTTTCTGTTACACCCGATTATTTGTCCAAAGTAACAAAAGAAGCATCCGGTTTGTCTGCTCGCGAAGTCATAGAAGAAGTAGTTATTATGGAAGCTTTGGACTTACTTGTTGATAATTCGTTGACTATAGCTCAGATAGCGGAGAAGCTTAACTTTAGCAATCAGTCTTTTTTTGGAAAATTTTTTAAAAAGAAGATGAAAATTTCTCCGAAAGCTTTCCGAGAACAACACAAGTGA
- a CDS encoding 3'-5' exonuclease encodes MKTTDKILIIDLEATCWKGEIPTGEVHEIIEIGICELDRSSGTISKNKGILVRPTRSKVSSFCTELTTITQELLDTEGVTFEEAIAMLVREYQADQYTWASYGQYDLNMLKRQCKARKIPYPLGSQHINVKELFAEVKGLHKKTGMNGALAILGLPLEGTHHRGIDDAKNIAKILHWCLQSH; translated from the coding sequence ATGAAAACAACAGATAAAATTTTAATTATTGACTTAGAAGCTACTTGCTGGAAAGGAGAAATCCCTACCGGTGAAGTGCATGAGATCATTGAGATCGGTATTTGCGAGCTAGATCGTTCCAGTGGTACCATTTCTAAGAACAAAGGGATATTAGTACGCCCTACCCGTTCGAAAGTAAGTTCTTTTTGTACTGAACTGACCACTATTACTCAAGAACTTTTAGATACGGAAGGTGTAACTTTTGAAGAAGCTATTGCGATGTTAGTCCGAGAGTATCAGGCGGATCAATATACCTGGGCCAGTTACGGACAATACGACCTGAATATGCTTAAGCGCCAGTGTAAAGCCAGAAAAATCCCTTATCCATTAGGAAGCCAACATATTAATGTAAAAGAATTGTTTGCTGAGGTTAAAGGCTTACATAAAAAAACAGGTATGAATGGTGCTTTGGCAATTTTAGGGTTGCCTCTGGAAGGAACTCATCACAGAGGTATAGACGATGCAAAGAACATTGCTAAGATTTTGCATTGGTGTTTACAATCACACTAA
- a CDS encoding efflux RND transporter permease subunit gives MTKRNIHFLEAAMKHKQVVIVLVVLLMIMGLNSLMNMPRSENPRIDMPTALVYALYPGADEHQVEEEVAKKIEQYLFSFEEIKKKKVKSEVREGQVFLTTEIYTSVKDRKKFWHTLQLDMDANLRSKLPAGVIGPFINSNFADVTAMIISVSSKERSYAEIEKYLDKLEDGLKVIPMVSKINRSGGQRQQIYIKIDDKKLQQYGFDISTLIGTLQQQNVTSYTGEVAMGSNNTIPIYTNSRYKDENDIANQIIYTTPSGTIVRLKDVATLERRFEEKSSFVRIGEEQAMVLSIDMLPGNNVVAFGKEVEEKIATIQKTFPPDIKMKTIVNQPEVVDESISHFMKEFGLAIGSVVLVVMLLLPFRVAAVASAAAPISILITFAFMQMFSVELHQVTLAALVIVLGMVVDNAIVVVDNYIEKLDEGITPWTGAWQAAKQLMIPIFTATLAIIFAFLPLALFMDGIAKDFMFWLPVTVAIALTISMLIALLFTPYTCYVFIKKGLKHKVSDRPVKKNMLDHLQSAFDKGIEAAFRYPKTTIALGVLSVLSAFFIATKVDSEFFPLSERNQFNMEVWMPNGTSLEKTEEKVKELETILKKDERVVDVTSFIGMSSPRFHTSYAPESPKKHFAQVFITTVDNDATNEMAHEYLQKLKGFIPDGAVKIKQLSFQEGAPIDIRIVSENETDQKRVALKVKKILEEAEGTNYVRLSSEYDYMGVKLNIDNVKANRLGISNQRITQTLGAGLKGFAFSTLWEGDKPVDIFLRYDKESRKDLTALENLHITSMYGTKIALKEIATLEPEWHTGMLLRRNGLKLLSVYSEAQLGKKPSRILKDIQPQINALELPKGTSIQYGGDAESSAENAPGMGISLGVSLILIFLTLLFQFKSLGKSLIILCTFLLSLFGAFFGLLITGNPLGMTGFMGIISLIGIVVRNGIILVDYADELIRDHGYTHKAAAIAAAKRRMRPIFLTSAAAAVGVVPMIIGKSPMWAPLGSVLAFGLIFSMILTLFVVPVMYYKFLKQPIIPEEAPEIQPDGDDDVMYKPVTTH, from the coding sequence ATGACGAAACGTAACATACATTTCCTAGAAGCTGCAATGAAGCACAAGCAGGTAGTTATTGTGCTGGTAGTCCTGTTGATGATTATGGGGCTTAATTCGCTGATGAATATGCCGCGAAGCGAAAATCCGCGCATTGATATGCCTACGGCATTGGTATATGCTTTGTATCCCGGAGCTGATGAGCATCAGGTAGAGGAAGAAGTAGCAAAAAAAATAGAACAATATTTGTTTTCATTTGAAGAAATCAAAAAGAAAAAAGTTAAATCTGAAGTCCGAGAAGGGCAGGTTTTCTTAACAACAGAGATCTATACCAGTGTGAAAGATCGCAAAAAGTTTTGGCACACTTTACAGTTAGATATGGATGCGAATTTACGTTCTAAACTTCCTGCCGGTGTGATCGGACCTTTTATCAATAGTAATTTTGCTGATGTAACAGCAATGATTATTTCGGTATCGTCAAAAGAGCGCTCGTATGCCGAAATAGAAAAGTATCTTGATAAACTGGAAGACGGACTGAAAGTGATTCCGATGGTTTCTAAAATCAACCGTTCAGGTGGGCAGCGTCAGCAGATCTATATCAAAATAGACGATAAGAAGTTGCAACAATACGGTTTTGATATTAGTACACTTATCGGAACGTTGCAACAACAGAATGTAACGAGTTATACCGGCGAAGTGGCAATGGGGTCAAACAATACGATCCCGATTTATACCAATAGTCGTTATAAAGATGAGAATGATATCGCCAATCAAATTATATATACCACACCTTCAGGAACAATTGTCCGTTTGAAAGATGTAGCAACATTAGAGCGTCGTTTTGAGGAAAAATCATCTTTTGTACGAATAGGGGAAGAGCAGGCAATGGTACTGTCTATTGATATGTTGCCCGGGAACAATGTTGTAGCTTTCGGAAAAGAAGTAGAAGAAAAGATTGCTACGATCCAGAAAACTTTTCCGCCCGATATAAAAATGAAAACGATTGTAAACCAACCGGAAGTAGTTGATGAGAGTATCAGTCATTTTATGAAGGAGTTTGGTTTGGCTATCGGTTCAGTAGTGTTGGTCGTAATGTTGTTGTTGCCTTTTCGCGTAGCAGCAGTAGCTTCAGCAGCAGCACCTATTTCTATTCTGATAACTTTTGCTTTTATGCAAATGTTCAGTGTCGAACTTCACCAGGTAACATTAGCAGCTTTGGTCATTGTTTTGGGAATGGTTGTAGATAATGCTATAGTAGTTGTTGATAATTATATTGAAAAACTGGATGAAGGCATTACACCTTGGACAGGGGCATGGCAGGCAGCCAAGCAGTTAATGATTCCTATTTTTACGGCAACGTTAGCTATTATTTTTGCATTCCTTCCATTGGCTCTTTTTATGGATGGTATTGCTAAAGATTTTATGTTTTGGCTTCCTGTTACAGTGGCAATAGCCCTTACTATTTCCATGCTCATTGCACTGTTGTTTACACCTTATACGTGTTATGTATTTATTAAAAAAGGATTAAAACACAAAGTAAGCGATCGTCCTGTAAAGAAAAATATGCTTGACCACTTACAATCTGCTTTCGACAAAGGAATAGAAGCCGCTTTCAGATATCCTAAAACCACTATTGCTCTTGGTGTATTATCGGTATTATCTGCTTTTTTCATTGCAACTAAAGTAGATTCTGAATTTTTCCCGTTATCAGAGCGCAATCAGTTCAATATGGAAGTCTGGATGCCAAACGGAACTTCACTGGAGAAAACAGAAGAAAAAGTAAAAGAACTGGAAACTATTTTGAAAAAAGATGAGCGAGTAGTAGATGTAACGAGTTTTATAGGAATGAGTTCACCTCGTTTCCATACTTCATATGCACCTGAATCGCCTAAAAAACATTTTGCCCAAGTGTTTATTACAACGGTTGATAATGATGCAACTAACGAAATGGCACATGAATATCTGCAAAAGCTGAAAGGTTTTATACCTGACGGGGCTGTTAAAATAAAACAATTAAGTTTTCAGGAAGGCGCACCTATTGATATTCGTATAGTAAGCGAGAACGAAACAGATCAAAAAAGAGTAGCCTTAAAAGTTAAAAAGATACTTGAAGAAGCCGAAGGTACGAACTATGTCCGTTTGAGTAGCGAATACGACTACATGGGGGTAAAGCTTAATATCGATAATGTAAAAGCGAACCGACTTGGTATTTCTAATCAGAGAATCACTCAAACTTTGGGTGCAGGATTAAAAGGTTTTGCTTTTTCCACTTTGTGGGAAGGCGATAAGCCCGTGGATATCTTTTTGCGCTATGATAAAGAAAGCAGAAAAGATCTTACAGCACTTGAAAACCTGCATATTACATCTATGTATGGGACTAAGATTGCGTTGAAAGAAATAGCCACGCTGGAACCGGAATGGCATACCGGAATGCTTTTAAGACGCAATGGGTTAAAACTGTTAAGTGTATATTCCGAAGCACAATTAGGTAAAAAGCCATCACGTATTTTGAAAGATATTCAACCGCAGATAAATGCATTAGAATTGCCCAAAGGAACAAGTATTCAATATGGAGGGGATGCAGAGTCAAGTGCGGAAAATGCTCCGGGAATGGGAATTTCACTTGGGGTGAGTCTTATCCTTATTTTCCTTACGTTATTGTTTCAATTCAAAAGTTTGGGGAAATCACTTATCATTTTGTGTACGTTCTTGTTGAGCTTGTTCGGTGCATTCTTCGGATTGCTTATTACAGGGAATCCGTTGGGAATGACAGGTTTTATGGGAATCATCAGTTTGATTGGTATTGTAGTGCGAAACGGGATTATATTGGTAGATTATGCCGACGAACTTATACGTGACCACGGATACACACACAAGGCGGCGGCTATTGCAGCTGCAAAAAGGAGAATGCGACCTATTTTCCTTACATCAGCGGCGGCGGCAGTTGGAGTGGTTCCGATGATTATTGGTAAATCTCCAATGTGGGCACCACTGGGAAGTGTATTGGCTTTCGGATTGATATTTTCAATGATACTTACCTTGTTTGTCGTGCCGGTAATGTATTATAAATTTTTAAAACAGCCCATTATTCCTGAAGAAGCGCCTGAAATTCAGCCTGATGGTGATGATGATGTGATGTATAAACCCGTAACGACTCATTAA
- a CDS encoding TetR/AcrR family transcriptional regulator produces the protein MTKDDKAEYILQVARAYFCKIGIHVVSMDDIAQECGISKKTLYTLFENKACLVSMILEQEQEIFELNLEKINSKAINAIDELISFFKYLNDIYIHINTVFINDLRKYYKDSFIKLRKENEQLVELFLQTNIERGISEGVYKNIERKESAIQLFMKIMELFFFERDQEKLRGGDEVEFLGKLLCMWFLKRVPVIQQNK, from the coding sequence ATGACCAAGGATGATAAAGCAGAGTATATCCTGCAAGTAGCCAGAGCGTATTTTTGTAAAATAGGGATTCATGTAGTTTCTATGGATGATATTGCTCAAGAGTGTGGTATCTCTAAGAAAACTCTTTATACTCTTTTTGAAAATAAAGCATGTCTGGTATCCATGATATTGGAGCAGGAACAGGAAATTTTTGAACTAAATCTTGAGAAAATAAATAGTAAAGCTATAAATGCTATTGACGAGTTAATTTCCTTTTTCAAATATTTAAATGATATCTATATACATATCAATACTGTTTTCATAAACGATCTAAGGAAATACTATAAAGATTCATTTATTAAATTACGGAAAGAGAATGAGCAATTGGTGGAGCTTTTTTTACAAACAAATATAGAACGAGGTATTAGTGAAGGAGTGTATAAGAATATCGAAAGAAAGGAAAGTGCAATACAGTTATTTATGAAGATTATGGAATTGTTTTTCTTCGAAAGAGATCAGGAAAAGTTGAGAGGAGGAGATGAGGTAGAATTTTTAGGCAAACTTTTATGCATGTGGTTCTTGAAAAGAGTTCCAGTTATTCAACAAAATAAGTGA
- a CDS encoding beta-ketoacyl-ACP synthase III — MRLNAKITALGGYVPPGIRTNAWLSDISDTSDEWILKRTGIRERRILANDLGTSDMVVEAVQNLLMKAEITVEEIACLIVATSTPDMPMPSTANIVCRKLGIKQTFGFDINAACSGFLYALSLGASLVESCRYKNVIVVGADKMSSVLNKYDRTTNILFGDGAAAVLLQSSTEKAGVMDSILEGNGEGMEFLNIEGGGSRYPASMETLLSKKHFIKQEGRVVFRNAIAKMVKVCRNLLEQNQLSIKDISWFVPHQANLRIIEAVGKELGIENEKILTNVQYYGNTTAATIPLCLWDYEATIKKGDLLLLTTFGAGFTWGATLIKWDI, encoded by the coding sequence ATGCGATTGAACGCCAAGATAACAGCTTTGGGAGGTTATGTGCCTCCCGGGATCAGAACTAATGCATGGTTATCTGATATTTCTGACACTTCCGATGAGTGGATTTTAAAGAGAACAGGAATCCGGGAAAGAAGGATTTTGGCTAACGATTTGGGAACTTCTGATATGGTAGTAGAGGCCGTACAGAACCTGTTGATGAAAGCAGAAATTACAGTTGAAGAAATAGCATGTTTAATTGTTGCGACCTCAACTCCTGATATGCCGATGCCTTCAACAGCTAATATTGTTTGTCGGAAATTAGGCATTAAACAAACTTTTGGCTTTGATATAAATGCAGCATGTAGCGGTTTCTTGTATGCTTTGTCTTTGGGAGCTTCTTTAGTTGAAAGTTGCAGGTATAAAAATGTTATAGTGGTTGGGGCAGATAAAATGAGTAGTGTATTAAATAAGTATGATAGGACTACAAATATTCTTTTTGGGGACGGAGCAGCAGCCGTTTTATTACAGTCATCAACGGAAAAAGCCGGTGTAATGGACAGTATTTTAGAAGGCAATGGAGAAGGAATGGAATTTCTAAATATTGAGGGAGGAGGGTCACGCTATCCGGCTTCAATGGAAACATTACTCTCTAAAAAACATTTTATTAAGCAAGAAGGGAGAGTTGTATTTAGGAATGCTATTGCAAAAATGGTTAAAGTGTGTAGAAATCTGCTTGAACAGAATCAATTAAGTATAAAAGACATTAGTTGGTTTGTACCTCATCAGGCAAATCTTAGGATTATAGAAGCAGTCGGAAAAGAATTAGGAATAGAAAATGAAAAGATTCTAACAAACGTACAGTATTATGGTAATACAACGGCTGCTACTATACCTTTATGTCTGTGGGACTATGAAGCTACAATAAAAAAAGGAGACCTTTTATTATTGACAACTTTCGGAGCAGGGTTTACCTGGGGTGCTACTCTTATAAAATGGGATATTTAG
- a CDS encoding sigma-70 family RNA polymerase sigma factor, whose translation MRQLKITKQVTNRETASLDKYLQEIGKVDLITADEEVELAQRIKAGDQRALEKLTKANLRFVVSVAKQYQNQGLTLPDLINEGNLGLIKAAQRFDETRGFKFISYAVWWIRQSILQALAEQSRIVRLPLNKIGSINKINKMYALLEQSSERAPSAEEIAKELDMTVNDVKESMKNSGRHLSMDAPLVEGEDSNLYDVLRSGESPNPDRELIHESLQTEIERALETLTPREADVVRLYFGLGDQHPMTLEEIGETFDLTRERVRQIKEKAIRRLKHTSRSKILKTYLG comes from the coding sequence ATGAGACAGCTCAAAATTACGAAGCAGGTTACAAACCGTGAGACTGCTTCTTTAGACAAATACCTTCAAGAGATTGGTAAAGTTGATCTTATTACTGCTGATGAAGAGGTAGAATTAGCACAAAGAATCAAAGCCGGTGACCAAAGAGCATTGGAAAAATTGACTAAAGCTAATTTACGTTTCGTGGTATCGGTTGCAAAACAATATCAAAATCAAGGACTTACACTACCCGATTTAATTAATGAAGGTAACTTAGGCTTGATTAAAGCAGCACAACGTTTTGATGAAACCCGTGGTTTTAAATTCATTTCCTATGCTGTTTGGTGGATTCGTCAATCTATCTTACAAGCTTTGGCAGAACAATCACGTATTGTACGTTTGCCACTGAATAAAATCGGTTCCATCAACAAGATCAACAAAATGTATGCTTTATTGGAGCAATCCAGTGAGCGTGCCCCATCTGCTGAAGAGATTGCAAAAGAGTTGGACATGACAGTAAATGACGTTAAAGAGTCTATGAAAAATTCAGGACGTCACTTATCCATGGATGCCCCGCTTGTAGAAGGTGAAGATTCGAACTTATACGATGTCTTACGTTCCGGAGAATCTCCGAACCCTGACAGAGAATTGATCCACGAATCTTTGCAGACTGAAATCGAAAGAGCTTTGGAAACACTGACTCCAAGAGAAGCTGATGTGGTTCGCTTATACTTCGGTTTAGGAGATCAACATCCGATGACTTTGGAAGAGATCGGTGAAACTTTTGATTTAACTCGTGAGCGTGTTCGCCAGATCAAAGAAAAAGCGATCAGACGATTAAAACACACTTCAAGAAGTAAAATTTTGAAAACATATTTAGGCTAA
- the rpe gene encoding ribulose-phosphate 3-epimerase, producing MKNTLIAPSVLAADFANLQRDIEMINQSEADWFHIDIMDGVFVPNISFGMPVLDAISKHAKKTIDVHLMIVDPDRYITTFKKLGADILTVHYEACTHLHRTLQAIKAEGMKAGVAINPHTNIMLLEDVIQDIDLVCLMSVNPGFGGQSFIENTYAKVKKLKELIALKNAPTLIEIDGGVTNKNAKALVDAGADVLVAGSYVFGAQDPVATIADLKVITQ from the coding sequence ATGAAAAATACTTTAATTGCTCCTTCTGTTTTAGCAGCTGATTTTGCCAACCTTCAACGCGATATTGAAATGATCAACCAAAGTGAAGCAGACTGGTTTCACATTGACATCATGGATGGTGTTTTCGTTCCGAATATTTCTTTCGGTATGCCGGTATTAGATGCCATCAGTAAACATGCTAAAAAAACAATTGATGTACACCTGATGATCGTAGATCCTGATCGTTATATCACTACTTTTAAAAAATTGGGAGCTGATATCCTTACTGTTCACTACGAAGCCTGCACTCACCTGCACCGAACATTACAAGCTATAAAAGCAGAAGGAATGAAAGCCGGAGTAGCTATTAACCCTCATACTAATATCATGCTATTAGAAGATGTTATCCAAGACATCGATCTTGTATGTTTAATGAGTGTTAATCCGGGATTTGGCGGACAATCTTTTATAGAGAACACTTATGCCAAAGTAAAAAAACTGAAAGAACTGATCGCTCTGAAAAACGCTCCGACTTTAATTGAGATCGACGGAGGAGTAACTAATAAAAATGCGAAGGCTCTTGTAGATGCCGGAGCCGATGTTTTAGTTGCCGGAAGTTATGTTTTCGGGGCTCAGGATCCGGTTGCCACCATCGCCGATTTAAAAGTCATTACGCAATAA